The Helicoverpa zea isolate HzStark_Cry1AcR chromosome 23, ilHelZeax1.1, whole genome shotgun sequence sequence ATAATTGGACAATACAATCCGTTTGGTATAAAAAGGTATATTAGATATCTATTACGTCAAATTAGAGTAATGGACTCAATAtcaacacaataaaaataaattgaactaACCTTGAGCGTTTAATTCTGTAGCTGCTTTCGCCAGGTCTCTGGTTGCGACGGCAGATGAGCAACTCGGTCTCCAACCAGGAGGTGGCTGTCCACTCGACGACCTCTTATTCGATCCTCCAGAACAATATCCAGAACTAGCTGTATCACAGCTCACATTGACCGACTTCCTCGGACTAGCCTCCTTACTTGGACAAATGTCCCCTATAGCCATCATCACTTCTCCACCAAATTCAGTCTCTTCAGGCCCTACTTCTGTAAACGTACTATAATTTGGACTGATGTCAGAAGGTCTTCTCTCAGGGTGCAGATAATGTGAATGATGCGCCGAATGCGACGTGTGCTTCATATGGACAGAATTCAGAAGAATGTTCGATGATGTTCTCGTTAATGCTTCTCTTTGTCTTATTGCTTCTCTAAATATCCGGCAGTACATAGAAATCATGACCAAACTGGGTATCCAGAATGAAACACTCGACGATACTATTGCATAGACCATGTTTACTTTGAACATACATACATCTGGATGATGTAATCTTTCTTGTCGATGCTGTTCGGTTGTGTACCAGCCCATGAATATTGGCACAAAACTTATAAAAGCAGGCCACAACCATACGTTTGCCAGCATGAAACAAACAGTTCTATGAGTCATTGTGACTGGGTATTCTAAAGGCCTGACTATAGCGTAGTATCGGTCAACGGATATGCAGCACAGGTGAAGTATCGACGCACTTGAGAAGTACACGTCGAGGGAATTGAAGATATCACAGACTAAAGGGCCGAAAAGCCACGTGTCAGTCAGTTCGGCGCTAGCATTGAAAGTCATCGCGCATAGTGCGACGAGCATGTCAGCCACAGCTAAACTGACTACGTAATAGTTTGTCAGGACGCGAAGTTTCCTATGTCTGTGGACAGATATGATGACGAGGGCGTTGCCGAAGAGAGCTCCGATGATGATGGTTGTGAAGATGAGGCCTTTGAGTATGAGTGAGAGGGTGTGTTGCCAGTCGTGGTCGGGCGCGGCAGGGGGCGCCAGCGTCGAGTGTAGCTCGCCAAGGAACGCTGACTCCGTACCGCGCCCGCGCGCTTCTACCTCGCTCCTGAAAGCGCCATCTGTGGACAAGACAAAACTTTATGTTAGCTGGTTACAATTTTATCTAATAGGTTCTTTGGTGATCTCTATCaccaaagaacctattttgaatattctatctatctatctattgctttttttaattactagctatcgcttatttatttataacttcatTGAATTGGAATGAATggaatgattttaatttttttcttcttcttcttcctgtcctgttcccatgttatttggggtcggcaaTTATATAAAGTCATCGTCACCCAGATTTATTTCTCAACTGAAACTTTCACAACATAGATTAGCGGATAAAGATCCTCTGTATTTATAATCCTTATACTCGTATAATGGAAAATATGAAATGATATTCTTCCCTTTAATTTTCGTTCATTCAACTTTGTTAGTTCCTATCGTACCGTACTTATTTTTTCCGTCTTGCCTTCCTGTGTTTTTATCAGACACGAGTAAATCATCcaggtaaataagaaagttcgtAATAAAACAACGAAAGTAAAGTGATATTCCGAAAACCAATATTTCCTGTTATCTAAAGAAAGGTATATGTTTGGCTTCCAATGAAATTGAGGGCTTCGGCCGTAGGGTAGGTGTTCCTACGTAATTGCGTCAGGTTATTAATAAACTGTGTCAATGTTCTTTTTTATACATGCGCCATTTTGGCTCTGACCGCTTAGCATCGCAATGAGTTATgataatgttttgaaaatgaaGTGGTTTCGGTTTTATTAATTACCGTTTTAGTCCATTGTAATAATCGTCGTAATGGTAAAAGATTAAGGTTTGTAGAGGTATAATAGTTTAGCTACTCTAAATTACTAAGGTTTTGGTCCATTTTACGAATCTCCAACACAGTGTagatcatcatcagcctatcgcagtccactgctggacataggcctctccaagtgcacgccactgagatcgattttcggcttctcgcatccagctcctgccagccgccttgcgcaagtcatcactccaccgtgcctgaggacgtcctacactacgtttgccgaggcgtggtctccactccagaactcgtttaccccaacggttatcggttcttcggctaatatggccagcccactgccacttcagcttgctgattcggtgggctatgtcgatgaccttggttctctgacggattacctcatttctgatgcgatccctcagagaaatgccgagcatagccctttccatagcccgctgagcatccgtaagtcatgacaggtaggacgcactgattgaagacttttgtctttaggcactgtgggatcgacgatgttaggactcgacgtagcttcccaaatgcagcccaactgaattctcctattcacctcgtcctcaaagttgtttctacctaactgcaatgtctgcccgaggtaaacatatttccgaacaacttcgagaacggcgccgtgtatcgctatcggttccggtagaacatgttcattgaacatgaccttggttttgtccaagttcatccgtaggccgatgcgtagagaagattcagccaggtcgttcagcatctgttgtaggtcctgcagcgtttccgccatgatgacgatatcgtcggcaaatcgcaagtaagagatgtgttcgccattgatgttgatgccgcgtcctttccagttcagcgtcttgaacatatcctccattgcattagtgaacagtttcggggaaataacatccccttgtctcactcctcgatgcaacggtatgggccttgtttgctgattctgtacttggacggacattgtagcggcttcgtagagacatctcatcacttggatgtatcgccaatctacttgacaacgctgcagggactccagaacagaccagatttcaaccgagtcaaaggccttctcatagtccacaaatgctagacacaggggctgattatactcttcggtcttctgtataatctgccgcactgtgtggatgtggtctatggtgccgtatccgctccgaaacccagcctgctccggtggttggaattcgtcgagtcttcgcgcaagtcggttcgtgatcactcttgtgaacagcttatagacgtggcttaggagggaaatgggtcgatagttcttcaactgggttttgtctccctttttgaagaacaggacgacaacactcctactccacgcctctggagttctcccttcaaacaggacggcattaaaaagcttctggagctcccccagtacgggctgtcctcctgcttttaatagctctgttgtaatgccatcctcgccaggggcttttccatttttgagctgtctcagagcgatctcgatttcgccactgctgacttctggcaggtcttcggtgaaatggcgtgttaatgtggctctagaatcctcatttccgggatcagatcgggatgcatgcgatgcgtataaccggccatagaaattttccacttccgaaaggactgccggcaccgaagaaacgacttctccgcttgctgtggtcagcttcgtcaagtggcttcttccaagagattgtacgaagacctttgacccccgattcagctcaattgctctttcaatggcaagagtattgcagcaccggaggtcgcgtcgtacgtgcttgttgatctcttggtttagagctcgcttagctgacgaagtgacaggcgcgttttcacgtcgtttcttcataagtcctaatgtctcttccgaaagctttgatttcttgctcttacgctgcatgttacagaatctcgaaccttcctccctgaggatccgaaccacaaattcgtggttctggttaacgtctgttgtggtttccacggcggcaaattgGTTCTCCAAatgtgactggaacgtttcagatcctgtcatggtttggagcagtgttggtcggagcctggccttcatcagacggaaacgttcggccttgaagttgatattcagagagcctcggacaagtcggtgatcgctcccggtattaaacctattgatcacggagacgtctctgaatatgtgcttcttgttcgtcatgatgaagtcaatctcatttttagtcatagtgtcggggctttgccacgtccacttcctttggggccgctttttgaaaaaggagttcatcaaaaagagcccatcgcgttcgaggaagttgacgagcatttgccccctatgattcctgcttccaaatccatgggatcctactgccgattcgccgcaaatctgtactcccactttagcgttaaagtcccccatgacaacggtgtaatgggtctttgtaatgaagtggagggcccttgatatatcatcaaacatatcctccacttcatcgtctgaatgtgtcgaggtcggtgcgtacacttgcactaccttgaggctatacctatcggtgagctttatgataaggtacgctaccctgttcgacacactagacacctccacaacgttatcagctagggacttattaaccagaaacccaacgccaccttgggattgttggtctccctctcggaagtacattaggtgacctgattcgagggttatggtgtcctccccctctcttcgaacttcacataaccctaatatgtgccacctaatcttcccaagttccacttcgagttgcgccagatgcgagtcaagccgtagcgtgcggccgttgtacgtcgcaagagtcagtttagtttggtggcctcccgtaacccggagattcttcgcaccccctgtcccaccgtaaccacggtcgccaccgtgaccgggaatagcgggactgccgggaactaggggccgtggcttttttgtgctgctcatgaaggtatttagcctactgctatcacgctggccagacgggttgatagagggtttttttccgagttttccttctctcacactggtgttcggtgcattctttactccattagtcgacttctacgacacccactggaagaaggggtagcgacatacgtattcttaagccgtcgctacacggccaCAGTGTAGATAACcattattatttactgtatGTGAACCAAGATGGGAAAATTTTAATCGCATTAACCAAGGCCTTTTAAAGAGGATGTGTGAATAAATTAGATTTGCCAATGATACGTAACTCAATTAATTTTGACTGTTTGAAATATTACAAacggttttaattaaatttttagtcaAGGATATGGGAACAGTAGTGTACACGTGCTTGACTGTGTAATTAGAAGGCAATGTAATGAGGAAGGAAAAAAATAAGGAGGTCCAAAATAAACAGCTAGGCGTATGTTTGACGGTAAAAACAGACCTAATGATGGAGACAGTATTTACATTTACTAAGACGTATCGTTTGCTTTAACCTTTATTGCCTTTAACCTTTTATCGTTTGGATTTCACCCTCTTATTATTCCAAAAGGCTTATAAGTTACTAGGTCTGTTCCATCGTGTCGCCTGTTTTCTGATTCAATCTTACCATACGCACTTGAATAATATTGTTTCTGTGTTCTTCTATAGATTGGAATAACTCTGTGATAAAGATATTAATTATGTCAGCAttctaacaatttaaaaaagaagcaAATAGATCGTAACTTTTGAATATGAGTCGACaggattatattttatttgatagagtttacagaatattaaaaaaaacattggtaCAATTGTACACTGTTGAAATATTTCACGTACTGTAGCACTCATACCATTAAAACCACAACGCAACACTGCGTAAAGGCTTTTATAAAGGCACATAAAGTACTTCGAGAGACGAGTTCTATCACATAAAGCCCCAGCCTAATTGTGCCGTCTGCCAATTTTACAACTCCCTTGAGATCTAGACAGGCAGTTATACTCAGTTCGACAATCTCATTcgtttcattattgaatcaaaGCTTCAACGTTCCAAACCTTGctctattttcatttaaattcacAAAAGCATGtcctattataaaataaattaagattgtTCTACAATCATTCGAATGTTCGCAGAGGTCTTAATTCTGACTTCGTTTTGAAAGGAAAGTTTCAATGACAAAGAGTTTCTAGTAGTCTTAGCTGTTTGCTGACTTTCGAAGAGCCTTAAATCCAAGCTCTATTGAGtcttttgagtttatttttgctACTAGTTCAGAGCTATCTAAAAAAGTCGAAAGGTATAAAAAGCTTTAGCTGGAATCCTAATACTGTAGAAAGGTTTTTCCGTATCAAGATGTTTTTCTACTTCTTTAGGGTTAACATTTTACTTAGCATAACATTACGCTTTTAGTCCAAAGAGTTCTACGACATTATATCAACAAACTCATTGGACATctctatcatcatcatttagCATATAAATGGACAAAATCCCGGACCATGTCTTGAAGATATAGTTGGTGACAACTAGGTATCACAATTAACAAACCATGCCTGAATTTTGATCGAATTTTAGCAAACTGGCTAACTTAAAAAAAGTGACCGCAGCTTTCCTTTCAACTCAACACTTTTGTTTGCagtttggttaaaaaaaaaagcagtTTAATTTGCTATCAAACGGTTTGCTGACAACAATACTGGAACGCTGTGCGATTGGTTAGTCGCGCCGTTTATGCGACGCAAATCCAATTTCGTTTTGTGTAGAAACCAATCACAATAGCTGTACTGGGACCTATAGTCTTACTTGTACTATAGATTCGTTTGTAACAACGTTTATGATGTTGGCTTGCTGAATGACCATATTTGCTTTCCCGTTTGAAATTTAAAGATCTTCATTTTTGGATCCAGCATAATGACTACCAAGTTTGCTCTTGGTTATGGCACAAATCGTTAGCTGTCTTctgaaaaataagtattttttgccTTTGATTTTTATATGGTAGTTATGgatataaaactgttttttaataatcgtggatttaatattaattttgagaacCCACTGAAAGGCATATGACTAACTTAGAGGATATAACTTTCTAgcagattacaaaaaataaaaactcacaTAAAGATTCCaaagaattttcaattttcgCCTTCATATTACTGAACTCCTTATCAAATTATATTCcgattcaataaaattatgcaaatgACGGCTTACCTTTTACGTTTATTACTGCACCAAATGCGAAGTGACTACAAAAGGTAGGGAGTAgtagtaaaatttaaatatgcaCACGTTTGCCCTTAGTTCGAGAGTACTTTAGTGAGCCACGTGTAAGCTTTTGTGGGTCAGGTGCAGAAAATGGAAGGTAGGCTAACTTTCTAACAATAATATAGATTTTTCGGAAGTTGTACATTAGCTGTTCTTGCGGTTTCACTCGAGTCCTTAGAGAACCCAGGGTCCGTTGCTTATCTCCTTGTTTAGGCTTtagattatttgttttcctaCATAATTTGATTCACTAATTTTGACGTAAATGCGTTACTTTCGCATTAGTCAGGATTGTTAATATGTTAACTTTTTTGCCTATCCTTTTCTACTGCTGAGCAAAGGCCAGAGTTCTACCGTTTTTGGTCGGAAATAAGGAAACTACAATTTATAGAACATAAAACAATTGTGGTATATTTCTTTCCACTATTTGAAGACAAGGCTGCCGATGACAGAATCTCGTTTATCCGGGTTCTTGATTTTGAAGTAATCGCCTCACAAGATTTGATCTTAACCTCTTGAGTTGTTCTAAAAATGGCTGAttcgtacaaaaaaaaaaccttaaaacct is a genomic window containing:
- the LOC124641894 gene encoding octopamine receptor beta-3R-like — protein: MLVALCAMTFNASAELTDTWLFGPLVCDIFNSLDVYFSSASILHLCCISVDRYYAIVRPLEYPVTMTHRTVCFMLANVWLWPAFISFVPIFMGWYTTEQHRQERLHHPDVCMFKVNMVYAIVSSSVSFWIPSLVMISMYCRIFREAIRQREALTRTSSNILLNSVHMKHTSHSAHHSHYLHPERRPSDISPNYSTFTEVGPEETEFGGEVMMAIGDICPSKEASPRKSVNVSCDTASSGYCSGGSNKRSSSGQPPPGWRPSCSSAVATRDLAKAATELNAQGASLRAAGKSWRAEHKAARTLGIIVGAFLLCWLPFFLWYVTTNLCGEPCETPSIVVGVLFWIGYFNSALNPLIYAYFNRDFRDAFKNTLMCALPCCFSCWKDTGTAQFV